The Planctomycetota bacterium genome window below encodes:
- a CDS encoding triose-phosphate isomerase has translation MRTPAIIGNWKMFTNLKQATELVTFLKTNLSKITDIEIGVCPPFPYLAPVKAMIDSTNIKLGAQNCYWKDEGAFTGEVSPAMLKDIGCDYIIIGHSERRHQMGETDTMINNKIKAALKTGLTAIFCVGELLEERQEGKTESVIRRQLEEGLDGIIQDNIQKVIIAYEPVWAIGTGKTATPQQAQEMHSFIRKFITSIFNEIVAKNIRILYGGSVKAENIAEISAQPDVDGALVGSASLKSDSFSQIILNYKNKAK, from the coding sequence ATGAGAACACCTGCCATTATCGGAAACTGGAAAATGTTTACCAATCTAAAACAAGCCACCGAACTGGTTACTTTCCTAAAAACGAACCTCTCCAAAATAACTGATATAGAAATCGGCGTCTGCCCGCCTTTTCCCTACCTGGCTCCCGTAAAAGCAATGATTGACAGCACGAACATCAAGCTCGGCGCCCAGAACTGCTACTGGAAAGACGAAGGTGCTTTTACCGGAGAAGTATCCCCTGCCATGCTTAAAGATATCGGATGCGACTACATCATTATAGGCCATTCCGAACGCCGCCATCAAATGGGCGAAACAGACACCATGATTAACAATAAAATCAAAGCCGCTCTTAAAACCGGCTTAACCGCTATCTTCTGCGTCGGAGAACTCTTAGAAGAACGGCAGGAAGGAAAAACAGAAAGCGTTATCAGGCGTCAACTGGAAGAAGGACTTGACGGAATCATTCAAGACAATATACAGAAAGTCATCATCGCTTATGAACCGGTCTGGGCAATCGGAACGGGCAAAACAGCCACCCCTCAGCAAGCCCAGGAAATGCATTCTTTCATCCGTAAATTTATCACTTCAATATTTAATGAAATTGTTGCCAAAAACATCCGGATTTTGTATGGTGGCAGTGTGAAAGCGGAAAATATTGCAGAAATATCCGCCCAGCCTGATGTGGACGGAGCGCTGGTTGGCAGCGCCAGTTTAAAATCTGATTCTTTCAGCCAGATCATCCTTAATTATAAAAACAAAGCTAAATAA
- a CDS encoding nucleoside deaminase, with product MKEPNHEYYIKECLKEAQKALEKDEVPVGAVIVHKGRIIGRAYNQKETLKDPTAHAEMIAVTQAASFLDNWRLEGADIYVTMEPCLMCAAALVQARVKRIIYGTDDPKAGGCGSIFNIVSDKRLNHRIEVISNILKEECQDILKEFFRKKRIKGSVN from the coding sequence ATGAAAGAACCCAATCACGAATACTATATAAAGGAATGCCTGAAAGAGGCGCAGAAAGCGCTGGAAAAAGATGAGGTGCCGGTCGGCGCGGTAATCGTCCATAAAGGGAGAATTATCGGAAGGGCTTATAACCAGAAGGAAACACTTAAAGATCCAACGGCTCATGCAGAAATGATTGCGGTTACCCAGGCGGCAAGCTTCTTGGATAACTGGCGGCTGGAGGGAGCCGATATATATGTAACCATGGAACCATGTTTAATGTGCGCGGCCGCCCTGGTTCAGGCCCGTGTAAAAAGAATTATTTACGGGACGGACGACCCCAAAGCCGGAGGATGCGGCTCGATATTTAACATTGTTTCGGATAAGAGGTTAAATCACCGGATTGAAGTGATTTCCAACATCCTTAAGGAAGAATGCCAGGATATTTTAAAAGAGTTCTTTCGAAAGAAGCGAATAAAGGGATCAGTGAATTAG
- a CDS encoding cation-translocating P-type ATPase: MEETKITNITMSVEGMHCPSCAANIERSIEHLSGVVKASVNFASSEVAVQYDPQRVDMDQIKKAVAKPGYKVRESVWAKSKTFWQERKFFIQMVVTGLLVIASWAFMHSNPLASKITAMVAVIAGGYSVFIEAVRVLLIPDLGVSVLISIASIAAVAVGAYTEAAMVILIMLVGETLEHVAVRKTHQAIAKLMQLAPSNALVKRGDKEEEVAVEDVHIDDIVIIKPGGRIPVDGIIAQGEGLVNQSMLTGEAIPASKAVGDKVYAGTLNEGNAFEIKVSQVGEGTKLAHIKRLVLQAEMEKSPIQRLADRFARYFIPVVFLIALVIFLMSDPSERIFKVITVFVAACPCAMVLAAPTAVVAGLGNAAKKGILIKGGQYLETFGHLHTLLMDKTGTLTEGKIKVTDIKTLNNHSEKDIIYHAAIAEKRSEHPIAKAVLNYANEKKMDIPDPVMFEVHKGMGVTAKMSDEVAVGNRALMKSRNISVSPETEKMMEALEKTGKTVLMVSIKGVLAGLVAVADTLRSDAEAIIKNIRKAGVKRIALLTGDNARTAEYIAKQAGIDEWYSDLMPEDKIAKLKEIKQSGVKTGMIGDGINDAPSLAAADVGIAMGTIGSEVAIEAADVSLMRDDLSMVPVAIKLSRRVWNTIIQNFVFSIAYNIGMITLIGFAVHDHSGITLGAVLHQLSCLLVVASSLRLLRG; this comes from the coding sequence ATGGAAGAAACTAAAATAACAAATATCACCATGTCGGTGGAAGGGATGCATTGCCCGTCTTGCGCGGCTAATATCGAGCGGTCAATCGAGCATCTGTCCGGCGTGGTTAAAGCCTCTGTTAACTTTGCCAGTTCGGAGGTAGCCGTCCAGTATGACCCGCAACGGGTGGATATGGACCAGATAAAAAAGGCGGTTGCCAAGCCGGGCTATAAGGTAAGGGAATCCGTTTGGGCTAAAAGCAAGACTTTCTGGCAGGAACGAAAGTTCTTTATTCAAATGGTTGTTACCGGGCTTTTGGTTATTGCTTCCTGGGCATTTATGCATAGCAACCCTTTGGCTTCTAAAATCACGGCGATGGTTGCTGTCATTGCCGGCGGATATTCGGTTTTTATAGAAGCGGTGCGGGTATTATTAATACCGGATTTAGGCGTGAGCGTCCTTATCAGCATTGCTTCGATTGCGGCCGTCGCGGTAGGTGCTTACACGGAAGCCGCCATGGTAATTCTTATCATGTTAGTCGGGGAAACCTTAGAACATGTTGCCGTCAGGAAGACGCATCAGGCAATCGCCAAGTTGATGCAACTGGCGCCGAGTAATGCCCTGGTCAAGCGCGGAGACAAAGAAGAAGAAGTCGCCGTGGAAGATGTTCATATAGATGATATCGTGATCATAAAACCGGGTGGCCGCATTCCGGTTGACGGGATTATTGCACAGGGAGAAGGGCTGGTTAATCAGTCGATGCTTACCGGGGAAGCGATTCCCGCCTCCAAAGCAGTGGGCGATAAAGTCTACGCGGGAACCCTTAATGAAGGCAATGCTTTTGAGATAAAGGTGAGCCAGGTCGGAGAAGGAACTAAGCTGGCGCATATAAAGAGATTGGTTTTGCAGGCGGAGATGGAGAAATCACCGATACAGAGATTAGCCGACCGGTTTGCCCGTTATTTTATACCGGTGGTGTTTTTAATCGCGCTGGTTATTTTTTTGATGAGCGACCCGTCCGAAAGGATTTTTAAAGTGATAACCGTTTTTGTGGCGGCCTGCCCGTGCGCAATGGTCCTGGCCGCGCCGACCGCGGTTGTCGCCGGATTAGGGAATGCCGCCAAGAAGGGCATCCTGATTAAAGGCGGGCAATATCTGGAAACATTCGGCCATCTTCACACGCTTTTAATGGATAAGACCGGAACCCTGACCGAAGGCAAGATTAAAGTGACCGATATAAAGACGTTGAATAATCATTCCGAAAAAGATATAATTTACCATGCCGCAATCGCCGAGAAACGTTCCGAGCATCCGATTGCAAAAGCGGTGCTTAATTACGCGAATGAGAAAAAAATGGATATCCCCGACCCGGTTATGTTCGAAGTCCACAAAGGCATGGGCGTAACGGCTAAGATGTCCGACGAGGTCGCGGTGGGCAACCGGGCTTTGATGAAATCCAGGAATATTTCCGTCAGTCCTGAAACAGAGAAAATGATGGAAGCACTGGAAAAAACAGGGAAAACTGTTTTAATGGTATCGATAAAAGGCGTCTTGGCCGGGTTGGTTGCCGTGGCCGATACATTGAGGAGCGACGCCGAAGCGATTATAAAAAATATCCGGAAGGCCGGCGTCAAGCGGATTGCGCTCCTGACCGGCGATAACGCGCGCACCGCGGAATACATTGCCAAACAGGCAGGGATTGATGAATGGTACAGCGATTTGATGCCTGAGGATAAAATCGCCAAGCTAAAAGAGATAAAACAATCCGGCGTGAAAACTGGAATGATCGGCGATGGGATAAACGATGCGCCGTCTTTGGCGGCGGCTGATGTCGGGATTGCCATGGGGACAATCGGCTCGGAAGTGGCGATTGAAGCGGCGGATGTCAGCCTGATGAGAGATGATTTATCCATGGTGCCGGTGGCCATAAAATTGAGCCGCCGCGTTTGGAATACGATAATACAGAATTTCGTGTTTTCCATCGCGTATAATATCGGGATGATAACATTAATCGGGTTTGCCGTGCACGACCATTCAGGGATAACACTAGGCGCGGTTTTACACCAGCTGAGTTGTTTGCTAGTAGTAGCCAGTTCCCTGCGCCTGTTGCGGGGATAG
- the dnaX gene encoding DNA polymerase III subunit gamma/tau, with the protein MSYTVIARRYRPQTFEEVVGQSAVATTLQNAIKENKVSHAYIFAGERGVGKTSMARILAKALNCKAGPAINPCNKCASCKDISEGNDPDVIEIDAASQTKIDDVRVLQEGVGYVPLRGRYKIYIMDEAHQLSKSAFNALLKTIEEPPPHVKFIFATTEPHKLPETIISRCQRFNFRRIAPKDIYEHLGKICLKEKAPCDKNSLVMIAQMANGSMRDAESVLDQLISFGGGKVSAGDMESLLGTVSLGEMLDIFNAIYEKDLNKIITIVDNTFSQGKDMSVFINQIVEHLWKLVLVKVNPKDSSLVEHEIIKDKELYEKQAVLFSVATLLDYIQALSDIRWRLRETSNVRVMIEFTLLKMSHQGIHTEQSCNLTVVPENVKPAHQSADRIAPKANPVQKPDADKHKIDEVSNAVLKEDPKQDAHAVNPDEISGLWGNVMEEIKKANLKVHAYLKVARFIKADNQEIVIGFPPQCSFHRQMFDKTENKKVVGEYFNKVTGLNLPVTMIMLKEDQVNQLKELDTPVVPPEENAILNENEKTSSDQANQTLANDLLNNPIIRKIQEEFSARVIKTE; encoded by the coding sequence ATGAGTTATACAGTTATTGCAAGACGTTATCGCCCTCAGACTTTTGAAGAAGTGGTCGGGCAGTCCGCAGTGGCCACTACTTTACAGAATGCGATAAAGGAAAACAAGGTTTCTCATGCCTACATCTTCGCCGGCGAGCGCGGGGTCGGCAAGACTTCGATGGCGAGAATCTTGGCTAAGGCACTTAATTGCAAAGCCGGGCCGGCCATTAACCCTTGCAATAAATGCGCTTCTTGTAAGGATATTTCCGAAGGCAATGACCCTGATGTTATTGAAATTGATGCGGCTTCCCAAACCAAGATTGACGATGTTCGTGTTTTGCAGGAAGGGGTCGGTTATGTCCCATTAAGGGGCAGGTATAAGATCTATATTATGGACGAGGCTCATCAGCTTTCCAAAAGCGCTTTTAATGCCCTTCTTAAAACCATAGAAGAACCTCCTCCTCATGTCAAGTTTATTTTCGCCACGACCGAACCGCATAAACTTCCGGAAACGATTATTTCGCGTTGTCAGAGATTTAATTTCCGGCGTATCGCCCCGAAGGATATCTATGAACATCTGGGAAAAATATGCCTTAAGGAAAAAGCTCCTTGTGACAAAAACTCGCTGGTGATGATTGCCCAAATGGCTAACGGTTCGATGCGCGATGCCGAAAGCGTTCTTGACCAGTTGATTTCGTTCGGCGGAGGAAAAGTTTCCGCTGGCGATATGGAGTCACTTCTCGGTACGGTTTCGCTTGGCGAGATGCTCGATATCTTTAACGCAATCTATGAAAAAGACCTTAATAAGATAATCACAATCGTGGATAATACGTTTAGCCAGGGCAAGGACATGTCGGTTTTTATCAATCAAATAGTGGAACATCTTTGGAAGCTCGTCCTTGTCAAAGTCAACCCGAAAGATTCTTCTTTGGTTGAGCATGAAATCATCAAGGATAAGGAATTATACGAGAAACAAGCCGTCCTTTTCAGCGTGGCGACACTTTTGGATTATATACAGGCTTTATCCGATATCAGATGGCGTTTGAGGGAGACATCCAACGTGAGGGTTATGATAGAATTTACGCTTTTAAAAATGTCTCATCAGGGAATACATACCGAGCAATCATGCAACCTTACCGTAGTTCCCGAGAATGTTAAACCGGCGCATCAGTCTGCCGATAGAATTGCGCCAAAGGCTAATCCAGTGCAAAAACCGGATGCGGATAAACATAAAATTGACGAAGTTTCCAATGCGGTTTTAAAAGAAGATCCAAAACAGGATGCCCATGCCGTCAATCCGGATGAAATTAGCGGGTTGTGGGGTAATGTTATGGAGGAAATAAAAAAGGCAAACCTGAAGGTGCACGCTTATTTGAAAGTCGCCCGGTTTATCAAAGCGGATAATCAGGAAATAGTCATCGGTTTCCCTCCGCAGTGCAGTTTCCATCGCCAGATGTTTGATAAAACGGAAAATAAAAAAGTGGTTGGTGAATATTTTAATAAAGTTACCGGTCTTAACCTGCCCGTGACCATGATAATGTTGAAGGAAGACCAGGTTAACCAGTTAAAAGAGTTGGATACTCCTGTGGTGCCGCCCGAGGAGAATGCTATTTTAAATGAGAACGAAAAGACATCATCAGACCAGGCGAATCAGACACTGGCGAATGATTTGCTGAATAATCCGATTATCCGGAAGATACAGGAAGAATTCAGCGCGCGGGTTATTAAAACTGAATAA
- a CDS encoding YbaB/EbfC family nucleoid-associated protein, protein MGGMNLGKMMKQAQEMQKQMGKIQEELKERVVEASSGGGMVTVNVNGQQELLAIKINPEVVNKDDVSMLEDLITAAVNEGMVKAKELANEEMKKVTGGMGLPPGLF, encoded by the coding sequence ATGGGAGGAATGAATTTAGGGAAAATGATGAAACAGGCACAGGAAATGCAAAAGCAGATGGGAAAAATCCAGGAGGAGCTTAAAGAACGCGTGGTCGAAGCTTCTTCCGGCGGCGGAATGGTCACGGTTAATGTGAACGGGCAGCAGGAACTCTTAGCGATTAAAATAAACCCGGAAGTGGTAAATAAAGATGATGTCAGTATGCTGGAGGATCTTATTACCGCGGCCGTTAATGAAGGCATGGTTAAAGCAAAGGAGCTGGCTAACGAGGAAATGAAAAAGGTCACGGGCGGAATGGGTTTGCCGCCGGGGTTGTTTTAA
- a CDS encoding helix-turn-helix domain-containing protein has product MVLVRLNQGVPGQTLSCLEAEIKKAIRIRGYRYRLRLQTIFYSLKGWTVERISGHFDIPERTVYKWRKIYKEKGLEGLRGKYFSRRL; this is encoded by the coding sequence ATGGTCTTGGTGCGATTAAATCAGGGGGTTCCTGGACAAACTCTATCCTGTCTTGAGGCGGAGATAAAAAAGGCTATCAGGATAAGAGGTTATCGTTACCGGCTCAGGCTACAGACGATATTTTATTCGCTTAAAGGCTGGACGGTCGAAAGGATTTCCGGACATTTTGATATCCCGGAACGAACAGTCTATAAATGGCGTAAGATTTATAAAGAGAAAGGATTAGAGGGATTGCGCGGTAAATACTTTTCGCGCAGGTTATGA